One Lepisosteus oculatus isolate fLepOcu1 chromosome 27, fLepOcu1.hap2, whole genome shotgun sequence genomic window, acagatatatactgtatatatacttcaAATGTCTCGTAGATTTACACATCATACCGAGTCTGTCGATTCTGGAACAAGAATGAATTAATTTCACTTTGAAAGGTTAAAAAGAAGACATAATCAATGTTTGGGGTATGgtttcttcttcaggtgtcttttATTTCTGAGGGATACAATCTATTGCCTATCGGAGACGATCCCCGAGACGCTGTATCAGAATCTCTTCGATAAGTGACGTCATCTACTCGAGAGACACGCGGCAGCAGTGTCTGATAATCCGTCAGGGAGGGGGTGAGTGGCACTGTATATGAAACATCACGGGACAGCTGGGAGCCTGTGATATACATCGAGCGCTGACACATGTCTCCTGGGCCATAGGGGTCTGAGTAACACTGGAAACTGCATCGTGACAAAATCCCCACCTCGGTGCTCTCTGTTCCAGGGGCATTCCCAGATCCCAGGCGGAATGCTTGACGGGGGTCTATGAGCTGTGCCCGCAAAGACGAAGATCcgagcagtccggatccaggcCCGGCAGCACAAGGGCCATCGGACCTAAGTTGAGCGCAAGAAGCACTTCTTTCCTGACAGCAGCGGAAGCCGAGTTCAGCTCTCGATGTGGTGACTGTAATATTATGACAACTGCagtcaagtactgtacatgagctCAGACGTAACACTTTGTAAGTCTCTCAGCTCCCGCTACCGTAAAGCTTTTTCCAGGTTTCTCCCGGCTCCGTTTACGACAGCTACCGAAGTAGATCATTAAAGTAATTCGGCTCTGCTCGCAGGCTACCCAAGCTGACCTGAAACATTTAATATCCCCCCAAGACCCTCTGGTAGGGCCTATTCAGGATAGGATATTGAGGAATACGAGTAATACCAGGGTTACACACGAGAGTACGCCATTCAGGGCGCCTAGTGAGTTTGGCTTCTCTGTAGAAGAACTCTTCCAACAGCAGGGCGAGGGAGACTTGTTCACGACCCCCACGACTCTTTGCGTAAAGCAGTGCGGGCATCCTCTGGCCGTATAGAACTAATGTCAGTAACTTTGCTGACTTGTACTCATACGGCTCCAATCACGGGTGAAGGGCAGCACACACTGATAAAGCGCTCTTCGATCATACGGCAGAAATTCGTCTTTCGAAAACGATTACGATCATGACGGCGTTAACGCTGATTATTGATTGGCTATACAACTGTTATCAGAAATGTCTTTGCGCTGAGGGTCGGGAGGAGTCGGAGCAGAATCCAGACCAGGGCGCAGGGTGCGAGCAAGACGTCACTCCATCGCCTCGCACACACGCACGCCAGCGGGAGGCCGGCGCAGCTTAGCAACACCGTTAACTCACAGAGAaggtctttagactgtgggaggtcAACGGACAAAACCCACGAGGCCCATatgaaacatgcaaactccatacagaagaCGCTGCAAGGCCAGTTGAAAACCAGGTTCCTATTGATTGTCAATTGGCGGTTCAGAAATCAAAGTTTTAACGGTAGAACTATCACAAGTCACACAAGTTTACGAAACCAAAAGTAAAagtcaatgtgtttttttttattttaaggttgGGAGATATAAAGCACAAATATGCGcgtaaaaaaacttttaaaacacgACACTCGGGTTGAATTCGAGAAAAATGGCGCGGCCGACCTCTTTGTTTTCCACAGGAGTTAATCGACACCATATGGGATGTCACTTCCCTAGAACACAGTTTTTCCACCCCCTGGCTCGGATACAAACTTCCTGAAATCCGCCGTGCATATATAGCGGCTTCATTCCGACTGTGCTGCACAGAACCGACAGGAACAGCCCCTACCGTCGCCTCCTACTCCAGCCGGGAAGACTCAGGTAAAGTTTATTTGCCACGACTGCTCCTTAAATGTGAACAACAGGGCAGCCCTTTTCAAGGAGCGGGTCTCCCTTTTTTTAGGAAGTGTGACTGTATTTTAACTGTTTATTAACAAGGTTTCCAAGTGGTAAGTCTCACCGAAACCGAAAGGTCGGATGTTTAACTGGGTATTTGGCTTGTTTTTGCGGAGGGTAACACGCGAATTAAGTGTGAGTGAGTGATTTTCTAGACGAAATTGTTTACGACTCTTAAATACAAAACACCAGACAGATCCATTACTCCTGAAAGATGCGCTACATGTTTGGGAAGAAGCCGAGAGTCTTACGGTTGTTACAGTACAATATTAAACCCCTAGATTATTTTACTTTAAGGCAGGACCGACCGTCTCACTCGAACATGAAATGCATTTTCTGCAAATCACACAAAAGAAATTGGACCCGTCTTTAAAAAGTCGTGCACTGCACTGTACAGTTCGAAACGACAAGAGCTTTAGCGCTGATCGGCGGCGGTTTAGCGTGAGTGGTTCTTATGAAGTCGGGCATAAAGACCACAAGTAACTCGGTCTTACACGGCTGTTGTGGGTCAACATCTGGAATATTAGCTGGCTGCTGTGTAAAATCGAATTACAGCGTTAGAAATGACGACAGAGCAAAACCCCCGCCGATATCAACCTGTGACCGCAGGCGCCGGTATGCGGTAGAAATATTATTTCCAGCTGTAAACTATTCAAAACCAGTTTATCATAAACAccggaataaacatgtttcattatttaaaaaaaaaacacaaggaaacTTGCGATTCCTCTGACGCAGATTTAGTTTTACACCTTTGGAAACAAACGAACCTACGCCCGAAGGAAAAGCTCATTCCAGTATCGGGACTGTTTTAAATCTGCACTGCTGTCTATGCAAATTCatagacagaaaaaacacaaaatacacagtcattattttatgtactgtataaggaatcCCGTCACTGTTTTGTGCAAGACAGAGGGCTGCAGCTTGTTGGGAGAATACATCCTCGCAGCGACAAGGAGTAGGCGAGACGTGAAAAAAAGATCCGATAGCGCCGAAGTCcagattttttatatataaacgCTGAGAAAATGCAGTTGTGCGCTTAGCTACTGCGGTttcaaataactttttttttgcgtAGCACTACGACTTCACTGTCCTGTAAAATCGTCGTGCGCCGAAACGCACACATTCtcgtttctttgttttttcagttcctagtgtgtttttttttaagttcctaACTTCAGTTCATCTAAACCAACCTCGTCGCTTTGCTTACTCAACATTCAGGAAGCGAATTCTAATGAGGGGTGTTTTGGTGTAAAACGCAATGCAATGTCATTAAAACCTCTTCGAACGTACAGTGTAacagtaaaataatttctatCTCGTGTATCATAGAGGTAATAGGAACGAAAACTTCTGCAAATGACGACGAGCGCTTTGTCGTTATCAAAGAACCGACAGAATAATTTACTGACCTGTCCGCAGCGCCTTTGACCTATtgtgtcacatacagtaactgaacTCCCAGCGAAAAGCTGAGAGACAATGATGAGCAGACATCATTCCAGTGTTCAAATTCCTCAGAGGTCCTGGACCAAGTCAATTCACCGGACTTCTGTAAAATCAATAGTGAAAAATGGAACCAGATTAGACAAGTGGCAACTTCATCAAAGCACATTCAGACAAAGAAGAGAAGGCAGTTCCTTGCGCTAAGggtggtgggtgtctggaacaagctgcccagccacgtGGACAAACCTTGACTGCGAGGAGAAAAGCCACCTGATGTTACTAGTAGGCAAGAGAGCTAGGTGGGTCGAACAGTCACCATGCATTTGTAACCTTTGCCCCTGGTTAAATGAGGGAAGGTCGCTGGAGAACCGACACGCTGCACATGGCTGACAAGTAACCCCGCCTCCTGAttccctccttctcccagaaTGCTGCTGTGTGGAGGAGTCCTGCTGCTGATGGCCAGCGCCCTGGCCTACCCCTCCCAGCAGGAGTGGCTGGACTCTGAGTGGGAGAGCTGGAAGATGACCTACAGGAGGCAGTACAACGGCCTGGTGAGTCCCCTGACCCCCTGTCGGTGGGCTGACCACTCCTCGGCTCCCCACACGCGATTCGATCTGATCTCGGCCTCTTCAGATCAGCCGTAGCTTCAGACTGGCGGGTAGGGGATAATGAAGCTTAAATTGGAGTACggtagatagataatactttattaatcccgtagggaaattgatgaagcACGGTAGCGCCTCGTTCTCGGGTTTTAAGGTCGGAATGATCCAAAGTGGAAATGCCACCTGGATCGGGGCTCCCCCAGACCTGGTTGTGTTTAACAACCACAGACCCCAAAAGGGGCACCTGGAACAGGTCAGCCCACCTTCGGACCCCAGCGTCCGGAATCCAGTATGTTCTCCCATGTCAAGGTCCGAACGGCTCTTGGCTGGAGAGAAGTGTTGCACTGATCCAGTGTAGGTCTCCCTGAGGACCACAGCAGCCAAGGACTGAGGGCTTTGTGAATGCTTGGGGAGAAACGTTTGGCTTAACTGGCTCGGTTCGCGGGGGGCCCCCTGGGGCTGGAACCCCTTTCGAGCGGCGTGAACCGGGGGACAGACGGAGACAGGGttgaggagggagggaggcatTTGAGTTTGGTTCATGTAGCTAgtttggtggggatggtgatAAGGTGGGTGACTGGTCGTCGTGATCCCTCCCGAGCTTCAGTTCATGACTTTCATTTAGGTGAATCGCTTCCTGCCTCCTCAATTAACTGAACTGCTGCCAGTTTCAAGGGACACAGGAAACCCAGTGGATCAGTAACCCCTGACCCCGATCTAGGCCTGACCTCGAGCGAATCAGGTGACAGCTCGGCCGGACGGGACAGGGCTGCTGATCAAGCCCTCCAGTCTGAAACCTGCTGCCGACAGGATGGAGAATTTCCTAGCTGTGCATGGGGGGCCGGACGCGCATTGAGGGGCTCAGCAGTCAGGTGTGCGCTAGGAGAGTGGGACAGATGCAACCATTGCTTTAAAACCTTTTCAGAATCGCTTGATTTCCCAATTTCCCTTCGTAATGGCCGAAGGGTGACAGTCTTTGACGTTGCAACGCCTAGAATGAATTTTGCAATGGGATGGTATTTGCATCTGCAGGGTCTCGAACAGACATGGTCAGTCATCATTAATGAGCCCCGGCTTTGCTCCGGATTGGCCCTGATGGGTAACAGGCCATTTCCCAGCATTGCAGGGGTCTTAAATGGTCTTGAAGCAGAGTGAGGAAACTCGCAGGACCTTTTCAAATCACAACCTGCTCCACTGAGACTCTGTTTCAAGCTTGTCTGCTTGACAAAGAGGAAGTACAGAGCTCCAAGAATGGGGGAAAAGCCCCATAACTATCTTTAATCTCTCCTAATCATATTTCATCTGTAGGGTCAGAGGCAAACACATTTACCAGAAATAACAGGGATGAAGAGAGATTTTTCCctcaaaagtgaaaaaagaactGATCACTGCAAATTCTCACCTCTGACTCATTAGAGCCACACAGATTCATCCTATGTGGCtggaaatcaaaataaaaaaaactgaaaacattctTGAACTCAGAATCAGAATCTGACTACCAGGGTAGCAGTACTCCAGTGACATCTGAAAGTCATAGTGGCACCTCATGAAATTTACGGTATCTgtctcctttaaaacaactaaaCAGAACCTGCTGgttacttactgtaaatgtggcCAAGACTGATCTCAGTTCCACGTACGCTGTCATCAAAGAgggaagtgtttttaaaacgGCATCGTGAATTTCCTCTTTCAGTCGAAGTGTTTTGGGGCGCTGCAGGTCTTGCTCAGCCACTGGGAAGAGGATGTGTGTCTGCTGGTTCAAACTAAAGGCAGGTTATTCAGTAAAGCAGGTTTTGTGTTTCCCTGCATTTCTTTGAGGGGAGAATAATTAtcaattgcatttatatagcgtCTTTCAactcaaaggatcccaaagtgttTTACTTGTAGGAAGGGATGAATATCATCCACTGCTGAAGTACAGTGCCCACCTGGGTGGCACACAGCAGCCCATCTGCAGACCCACTGCAGCGGACAAGGTGGAGAAGTCAGAACATGCTTCACCAGCTGAATTATGAGAGAAATAGAGGAAGACTGggtagcacagtggcacagtggttagctttgctgcctcatagcaccAGGGCCCTGGGATCAatcccggggtgctgtctgtgtggagtttgtatgttctccctgtgtttgtgtgggttttctcccacagtacaaagacacgtcagtagattaattggcttctgtgaaaattgtgtgtgtgtgtgtctgtgtgggccctgcgatggactcgcATCCtatccagggcgtaccctgcctttcacccgttgctttctgggataggctcctgctcgCCCGCGACACTGAACTGAAAGAAGAGggtagaaaacggatggatggatttaGGTAGACCAGATCGTGAAAATCCGAAACAAAATTGAGCTATCATCAAAACTGACTCCTCAAGTTACAGTTACAGTGTGACtcggcccagactggaccagcgatctctggactgtagggttacagtgtgacccggcccagtctggaccagcgatctctggactgtagggttacagtgtgacccagactggaccagtgatctctggactgtagggttacagtgtgacctggcccagactggaccagcgatctctggactgtagggttacagtgtgacccagactggaccagtgatctctggactgtagggttaaaGTGTGATCCGGCCCAgtctggaccagtgatctctggactgtagaaCTCAATCTACACTAAAGATTAGCACCTATTCAGGATGAGTCAGTCAAGAGCCTGTATCATTCAACTATACTAATAGACTGTCCCCCTTCAGTGTGAGAAATAGAAATTTGGTGATGCCCATGCATTTGGATGCAAGCTTTTGCAATAGTCTGATCACACAGAAGTATATATCCCACTGATAATGACTGAGATAATTTGAGAATTGACTAGCTTTCCCCAGGATACTTAAAGAGATCATTTCTCAtcttacctgtttttttttacctgttctAACAACTATTAATTAACCAATAAAACTACAGTGCCAGTGCGCGACTCTTTCTTTATCcataaaaagacattttgatgCACTGATCAATGTTGCAGCCCCATGACTGACAGACCCATTCAACCTCTTGCACAAAGCCGGTGAAAGCTGAGTGTCGACACCTGCCCTTTGATTTTGCAGGGCGAGGAGACGATCCGCCGCTCCATCTGGGACAAGAACATGCTGCTGATCGAAGCCCACAACAGGGAGTACGAGCTGGGCATCCACTCCTACGAGCTGGGCATGAACCACCTCGGAGACATGGTACACTAGATTCCCGATCGGTGACCCCCTCCCCCTTAGACTTTAGGCCCTATTTTGAAAAGTCCAAAAAGTGCTGCAATGCAAGACAACAATACAATAGAAGACTAGCAGTAATAGCAATGCAAAGGTGAATATATTGTCAAGGGTGGCGTAGTGGTATAATGGTCAATATTGCTGCCCTGCAGCGCTGGGGACCTGGATTCAAGtcctgacctggggtgctgtctgtgtggagtttgcatgttctccctgtgttcgcctgggtttcctctgggttttctggtttcctcccacagtccaaagacacgctggGGGGCTAACTGGCTTCTGGCAAATCTGGccgtggtgtgagtgtatgtctgccctgtgacggactggcgtcccatccagggtgtatcctgcctggctcctattgcttgctgggataggctcagggTCTTCTaatgtgaccctgaattagaagaagagattagaaaacggatgggtgattatatatatattcgcAGTGATCTTAAGGAAGATCTGCTGCTTTTGTCACTCGATTTCCTCCCCTGGTCCGAGGCCACAGGTCTTGTGACGAAGCACAGTGAGGGGCGTGAAAATCAGGGGTAAGATGACGTGTCTCCTGGGTTCGCCGAACTGCAACACGCGCACATCATAAGGCCTCGCACGGATGAGGGAGTGTTTCACAGATCCggggagaagaaagaaaaagaatcgCACAGATCTTCCAGGCTTTTGAAAGCCAGGGAGAATCTGTTGGTCACGGCCAACACATCCTCAGCAAAGACGAGGATGATGCACAGCAAGTACAGCCAACCCTAACGCAGCAGGAGGAAAAGACAGGCCTGCCAGTTCAGCTCACATGCAGGCCTTAGCTGAGACCTGCAGACACATTCCTGTGAAACTTCAAATCGCACCAATATCGCATCAGCTCTCTCCATGTGTGCGGAGCTCTGTGTTCTTGCATCTACAGCTCAGTACCGCATCGGTATCTGCCACTGTAGTGATGAAGACTAAAGCCTTGTGATGATGCACTTAATTGAGCTCCCACCTTTCCAAATCAACGCAGACAGAGATCTAGTGGTTCGGCATCGATCATCCCACCCCAGGGGTTCTCGATCCTGGTCCGGGTGCCCTCACACTTGTTAGTCTTCATTCCAGCTCCCCTTCATTAGATAATCGAAGCCTTAATTGAACTAAGCAGTTGCTTTATTGTATCCACTCACAATCTTGGGAATTTATTTCACTTAAATTTCAGGTTAAAGCTCCAATAGGTGGAAGAGCTGAGAGCAAACAGCTCAAATTGATCTTATTCCTCTGAAGTCAAAGCAGGTTTTGACTCGGCTGGGATGAACCCCAGCAGGTGTGTCGGGGTCACCAGCACTGGGAACCCCAAGTCTAGTCCGTCACCCATCCTCTGTGCGCCCCCTTCCTTTCAGACCTCGGAGGAGGTGGCAGAGAAGATGATGGGGCTCCAGGTTCCCATGTTCCGGAATTCCAGCGACACCTACATCCCTGACGACATGCAGAAGCTGCCCAAGGCCATCGACTACCGAAAGTTGGGCTACGTCACCCCGGTCCGGAACCAGGTACAGCCGAGGAAGCCGGGGATCAGAACCGTTTCAGAACGTAGGCTTAACTGGGCCAATTCGACAGTTTCTCCTAGCTGAGACATCCTgcagacacagcgccccctccaggGCGGGTGTTATACTGCCATGGGGTAGGTCATACCAGAGGTGAAAGAGTTAGAAAGTTAATAGGGTGCCAACTCACAAGAAAAATGAGCATCCTTATACGTAAAcactctctccttttttttttccgatCTCCCCGTTATTATAACAGCCTTGTTTAAGGTCGCAGTGATCAGTGATTTTGTTATTATGGGGGCAGCAttattagcattgctgcctcgccctgggttcaactccagaCCTcggctgctatctgtgtggagtttgcacgttcttcCCGAGTTcgcctgggtttcctccagatgctccgatttcctcccacagttcaaagaccgtgctggtgggttaattggcttcagtgAAAAATCGGCCCTGGCGTGAgtgagtctgtgtctgccctacggtggactggtgtcccgccCAGGGTGTACCTTCCCTGGAAGTAgaggtcagaaaatggatgtctGCTGTTTATGACAGAAAAGCACTGAACAGTGTAGCCTGCTGAGAAGGCTTGACCGCGAGCAGCCAAGCGCAGCAGAACAGAACTCCCCCGCCCTCTAGTGGCGATCCAGGGAACTGTTAAGAGCAGCGCCCTCCCTTAGCACAAATGTAAAAAGACGGAAGTGGAAAATCAGGAGGTTTCAAGCCATTCAGACCTTTGCGTGATCCCAGCAAGCCAGTGGGGAGTTATGGGTGAGTGCATGACTCTCACCCGCTCTCCCTGTGCCCTGCAGGGCTCCTGCGGCTCCTGCTGGGCGTTCAGCTCGGCCGGGGCGCTGGAGGGCCAGCTCAAGAAGACCACCGGCCAGCTGGTCAGCCTCAGCCCGCAGAACCTGGTGGACTGCGTGAAGGAAAACGACGGCTGCGGCGGGGGCTACATGACCAACGCCTTCAAGTACGTCATGACCAACCGCGGCATCGACTCCGAGGAGTCCTACCCTTACATGGGAGAGGTGAGCCCCGCCCGCCGGCCGGAAGACCGAGACCGCCGAAAATGCATGACGCACTTCCGGTTAAAGCCCACCCAGCAAGGGtggctgtcaaaaaaaaaaggagcagAATCAGAGGGGGTGAAAATAACTGTCAcagtaaaaacatacagtactgaaagGGAATCGCCCAGAGAAAGCCCTCA contains:
- the LOC102683074 gene encoding cathepsin K-like; this translates as MLLCGGVLLLMASALAYPSQQEWLDSEWESWKMTYRRQYNGLGEETIRRSIWDKNMLLIEAHNREYELGIHSYELGMNHLGDMTSEEVAEKMMGLQVPMFRNSSDTYIPDDMQKLPKAIDYRKLGYVTPVRNQGSCGSCWAFSSAGALEGQLKKTTGQLVSLSPQNLVDCVKENDGCGGGYMTNAFKYVMTNRGIDSEESYPYMGEDQQCAYNKTGRATGCKGYKVIPEGSEKALQAAVAKMGPVSVGIDATLYSFQFYKRGVYYDRNCNKDDINHAVLAVGYGATPKGKKYWIIKNSWGEDWGHKGYILMARNRNNFCGIASLASVPVM